A region from the Musa acuminata AAA Group cultivar baxijiao chromosome BXJ1-10, Cavendish_Baxijiao_AAA, whole genome shotgun sequence genome encodes:
- the LOC135595860 gene encoding basic blue protein-like has translation MAQGRGSAGGQVTVVLWAAVLCLLLAQVAEAATYTVGDTRGWSFNMDSWPRGKRFRAGDVLVFKYNPLVHNVVAVNAAGYNGCSTPRGSRVLTSGKDRVTLARGRNYFICNSVGHCQSGMKMAIVAA, from the exons ATGGCTCAGGGAAGAGGCAGTGCTGGTGGCCAGGTGACCGTGGTTCTGTGGGCGGCAGTGCTCTGCCTCCTGCTTGCTCAGGTCGCGGAGGCCGCAACCTACACCGTCGGGGACACCCGCGGCTGGTCCTTCAACATGGACAGCTGGCCTCGCGGAAAGCGTTTCCGCGCCGGCGACGTGCTCG TGTTCAAGTACAACCCGTTGGTGCACAATGTGGTAGCCGTGAACGCCGCCGGCTACAACGGCTGCTCGACTCCGCGGGGCTCCAGGGTCTTGACCTCCGGCAAAGATCGCGTCACGCTCGCCAGGGGGAGGAACTACTTCATCTGCAACTCCGTCGGCCACTGCCAGTCCGGGATGAAGATGGCGATCGTTGCTGCTTAA
- the LOC135595861 gene encoding uncharacterized protein LOC135595861, producing the protein MEMFLRKDDKECMKMMMLKHEETFRQQVHELHRLYRVQKFLMRDMKNNELKRQRLVNRTRFNLGDRDAGTVSCLLSERHRERRPRRRVLNLELPADEYIERAEGDTTLELEQESDIELTLTVGSSWRKREETSFTSDSGASFSSSSTESGGLKVSAHRWETRQTEDANISYDNGIKDCLELEGPRDERLKQPSWHFQCLSLRMT; encoded by the exons ATGGAGATGTTTCTGAGGAAGGATGACAAAGAATGCATGAAGATGATGATGCTGAAGCATGAAGAGACCTTCAGGCAACAG GTCCATGAACTCCATCGCTTATATAGAGTTCAGAAGTTTCTGATGAGAGACATGAAGAACAATGAGCTGAAGAGACAGAGGCTCGTCAACCGCACTCGGTTTAACCTTGGTGATCGAGACGCTGGCACAGTCTCGTGCCTACTGAGTGAAAGACACCGTGAACGGAGGCCACGGCGTCGGGTACTTAATCTCGAACTTCCAGCAGATGAATACATAGAAAGAGCAGAAGGGGATACGACATTGGAGTTGGAACAAGAGAGTGACATAGAACTGACGCTGACGGTGGGAAGCAGCTGGAGGAAGAGGGAAGAGACATCCTTCACTTCTGATTCTGGAGCAAGCTTTTCCTCATCATCAACCGAGTCTGGAGGGCTAAAGGTGAGTGCACATAGATGGGAAACGCGGCAGACGGAAGATGCCAACATTAGCTACGACAATGGCATTAAGGATTGCCTCGAGTTGGAAGGCCCGAGAGATGAAAGACTAAAGCAGCCGTCTTGGCACTTCCAGTGTTTGAGTCTTAGGATGACTTGA
- the LOC103968552 gene encoding uncharacterized protein LOC103968552 yields MAVTLDIPSEYGYVVVVLVLYMFFNLWMSFQVGKARKKYKVFYPALYAVESENKDAKLFNCVQRGHQNSLEMMPVFFATLLVGGLQYPLIAAGLGAFYTVARFFYFKGYSSGVPENRLKIGGLNFVALFGLKILTGAFGISLILREVL; encoded by the exons ATGGCGGTCACCTTGGATATCCCAAGCGAGTACGGCTATGTCGTGGTGGTGCTGGTTCTCTACATGTTCTTCAACCTGTGGATGTCCTTCCAGGTCGGCAAGGCTCGCAAGAa GTACAAGGTTTTCTATCCCGCTCTGTACGCGGTGGAGTCCGAGAACAAGGACGCCAAGCTCTTCAACTGCGTCCAG AGGGGGCATCAGAACTCGCTGGAGATGATGCCGGTGTTCTTCGCCACTCTGCTGGTGGGCGGGCTCCAGTACCCCCTCATCGCCGCTGGGCTCGGCGCGTTCTACACGGTCGCTCGCTTCTTCTACTTCAAGGGATACTCCTCCGGCGTGCCCGAGAACCGCCTCAAGATTGG AGGACTCAACTTCGTGGCGTTGTTTGGGCTTAAAATCCTGACGGGGGCCTTCGGGATAAGCCTGATTCTGAGGGAAGTGCTGTGA